In the genome of Candidatus Binatia bacterium, one region contains:
- a CDS encoding PIN domain-containing protein has translation MFLDSGVLIEGLLSSWSASRGVLILGRCGLFRIVLANDVRREVEENLTDLLSVEPVLADEAIATYDKLLRLLNPEWIGATSDAEVERHRHLIRHAADVPILVAALKARPTWLVTTNTRHFNGAVAARTGLQICTPHHLIARIHVLR, from the coding sequence CTGTTCCTCGACTCGGGCGTTCTCATCGAGGGACTGCTCTCATCGTGGAGCGCATCCCGCGGTGTGCTGATCCTCGGGCGCTGCGGGTTGTTCCGGATTGTCCTCGCCAACGACGTTCGGAGGGAGGTTGAAGAGAACCTGACCGATCTCCTGTCTGTCGAGCCGGTTCTCGCCGACGAAGCCATCGCGACGTACGACAAACTGCTGCGGTTGCTGAACCCCGAATGGATCGGCGCCACGAGTGACGCGGAAGTTGAACGCCACCGCCACTTGATCCGGCACGCTGCGGACGTCCCTATTCTCGTTGCCGCCTTGAAGGCCCGACCGACTTGGCTGGTCACCACCAATACGCGCCACTTCAACGGCGCAGTCGCGGCGCGCACAGGCCTCCAGATCTGTACACCCCACCACCTCATCGCGCGCATTCACGTCCTCCGCTAG
- a CDS encoding AbrB/MazE/SpoVT family DNA-binding domain-containing protein, producing MKNSSTSEPRERVIAPICVGEHGLITVPPRYRRAHGLGKGSRMLAVEVADGLVLIPSDDALERLSERLQTALARHGVTADQAVRNLDKIRRRRFQRRHGPR from the coding sequence ATGAAAAATTCCTCGACGTCGGAGCCGCGAGAGCGGGTCATCGCGCCGATTTGCGTGGGAGAGCACGGGCTCATCACGGTGCCGCCGCGCTACCGGCGGGCGCACGGGCTCGGCAAGGGCAGCCGTATGCTCGCCGTTGAGGTTGCAGACGGATTGGTGCTGATACCGTCCGACGACGCCTTGGAGCGGCTCTCCGAGCGCCTGCAAACGGCCCTGGCACGGCATGGGGTGACCGCGGACCAGGCGGTGCGGAACCTCGACAAGATCCGCCGACGCCGGTTCCAACGCCGGCACGGCCCACGCTGA
- the fixJ gene encoding response regulator FixJ, which yields MHSNATVFVVDDDPAIRQSLRWLIESVGLNVKVFSTAQEFLEGYDPSTPGCLVLDIRMPGMSGLDLQNELATREIQVPIIIITGHAEVPVAVRALKAGAMDFIEKPFSDQLLLDRIRRAIEVDAQSRRVRSEQAEVDARLGQLTPRERQVMDLVIAGKANKVIASELGLSPKTVEVHRAHVMKKMQVASLADLVRLGMMARGENSKT from the coding sequence ATGCATTCGAACGCCACAGTGTTCGTAGTCGACGACGACCCGGCAATTCGCCAGTCGCTGCGCTGGCTCATCGAGTCGGTGGGCCTGAATGTCAAGGTCTTTTCGACGGCCCAGGAATTCCTCGAAGGCTATGACCCATCAACGCCCGGGTGCCTCGTCCTCGATATCCGCATGCCGGGCATGAGCGGGCTTGATTTGCAGAACGAGCTGGCGACACGCGAAATCCAGGTCCCTATTATCATCATCACGGGTCACGCCGAGGTCCCCGTTGCTGTGCGCGCCCTCAAGGCGGGAGCAATGGATTTCATCGAAAAGCCCTTCAGCGACCAGCTACTTCTGGATCGCATCCGCCGTGCCATTGAGGTTGACGCACAGTCCCGCCGCGTCCGGTCGGAGCAGGCTGAGGTCGACGCGCGCCTGGGACAACTCACGCCGCGGGAACGCCAGGTGATGGATCTCGTCATTGCCGGCAAGGCGAACAAAGTGATCGCCTCCGAGCTCGGCCTCAGTCCAAAGACCGTCGAGGTCCACCGCGCCCACGTGATGAAGAAGATGCAGGTCGCTTCTCTGGCCGACCTCGTCCGCCTCGGGATGATGGCACGAGGCGAGAATTCCAAGACATAG
- a CDS encoding LLM class flavin-dependent oxidoreductase has product MAGRLSVGLETNCTAPMNLERMSLRMFQLMGADSFFLPDHYLSFIPRSVWGPGLTPAAKLIPSPDAYFDPFVMMGMMAARYRRVRIGTGVTEPFRRHPATLAQAFVTLDHLTRGRAILGIGNGERENTEPYGIPFTQRVRRLEEALAIIRRLWESRGEPVDFDGSVWRLRGALFTTPLYAGQAPPIWIAAHAPRMLGLTGRFGDGWLPTKKMSAEEYRAALDRIRAGAAEAGRKLTNFEPGLQIQLALGSNRRAVAEQLLKLPAGGAMAMLLPGALWTRHGLRHPLGPDFEGFPEFVPQVVTPEQIEAARRQVTPELLEAGMVAGSVDEVVEEIRPLVAAGLRHLVIWNIGPLASGATAGGMLRLALLMRRLKKLPTAAA; this is encoded by the coding sequence ATGGCGGGACGGCTGTCGGTTGGGCTGGAAACGAATTGCACCGCACCGATGAACCTCGAGCGCATGAGCTTGCGCATGTTCCAGCTCATGGGAGCCGATTCGTTCTTTTTGCCGGATCATTATCTGAGTTTTATCCCACGGTCGGTGTGGGGGCCGGGACTGACTCCCGCGGCCAAGCTGATTCCGTCACCCGACGCCTACTTCGATCCATTCGTCATGATGGGAATGATGGCGGCGCGTTACCGGCGGGTGCGCATCGGTACGGGAGTGACGGAGCCCTTTCGCCGCCACCCCGCAACGCTGGCGCAGGCCTTCGTCACGCTCGATCATCTGACCAGGGGGCGCGCCATCCTCGGGATCGGCAACGGCGAACGGGAGAATACCGAACCGTACGGTATTCCGTTCACGCAGCGTGTTCGTCGCCTGGAGGAGGCCCTCGCAATCATCCGGCGCCTGTGGGAGAGCCGCGGCGAACCAGTTGATTTCGACGGCTCGGTATGGCGGCTGCGCGGCGCGCTGTTCACCACGCCCTTGTACGCAGGCCAGGCGCCTCCCATCTGGATCGCGGCGCATGCGCCTCGCATGCTGGGCTTGACCGGTCGCTTCGGCGACGGGTGGTTGCCAACCAAGAAGATGAGCGCCGAGGAGTACCGCGCTGCCCTCGACCGCATTCGTGCCGGCGCGGCGGAAGCGGGGCGGAAGTTGACGAACTTCGAGCCTGGCCTGCAGATTCAGCTCGCCCTCGGCAGCAACCGCCGCGCCGTCGCCGAGCAGCTGTTGAAACTCCCTGCCGGCGGCGCCATGGCGATGCTGTTGCCCGGGGCCTTGTGGACGCGGCACGGATTGCGACACCCGCTGGGGCCGGACTTTGAAGGCTTTCCGGAGTTTGTCCCGCAGGTGGTGACCCCCGAGCAGATCGAGGCCGCGCGGCGGCAGGTGACGCCGGAACTGCTCGAAGCCGGCATGGTGGCGGGCAGTGTCGACGAGGTCGTGGAGGAGATCCGCCCCCTGGTGGCAGCCGGGCTGCGGCATCTGGTGATCTGGAACATCGGACCGCTGGCCAGCGGTGCGACGGCTGGGGGTATGCTGCGCCTGGCCCTGCTCATGCGGCGATTGAAGAAGTTGCCGACGGCCGCGGCGTAG
- the clpS gene encoding ATP-dependent Clp protease adapter ClpS — protein MGGRRQQQDADAGVATATRTERKLKEPRMYKVLLLNDDYTTMEFVVYILASVFQRPEGEALQIMLHVHKNGAGVAGVYPHEIAETRVAQVERLARQHEFPLRCRMEEA, from the coding sequence ATGGGCGGACGACGACAGCAACAGGACGCCGATGCCGGGGTCGCGACGGCTACCCGTACCGAACGCAAGCTCAAAGAGCCCCGGATGTACAAGGTGCTTCTGCTGAACGACGACTACACTACCATGGAATTCGTCGTGTACATCTTGGCGAGCGTGTTCCAACGGCCGGAGGGGGAGGCACTGCAAATCATGCTGCACGTGCACAAGAACGGGGCGGGAGTGGCGGGCGTCTATCCGCACGAGATTGCCGAGACGCGTGTGGCGCAAGTGGAACGGCTGGCTCGCCAGCACGAGTTTCCTCTGCGCTGCCGGATGGAAGAGGCGTAG
- the clpA gene encoding ATP-dependent Clp protease ATP-binding subunit ClpA: MRISRELEIIFALAVNEARQRRHEFLSIEHLLYALLHDTDVADIIHHCGGDAQALKRDLERFFDEKVERLADGVARAPQQTLAFQRVIQRAAAHVQSAGKDEILGRNVLVAIFREADCLATYLLEQQGITRLDVVSYISHGVSKIAEEPTGNGDGEETQWEADAEQGGEGAPRKDPLALFTTDLIARAAAGKIDPLIGRADELARTARVLCRRRKNNPIFVGEAGVGKTALAEGLALQIHQGKVPAALKDARIYALDMGALLAGTRFRGDFEQRLKAVIEALRKRPGTILFIDEIHTVVGAGATSGGSMDASNILKPVLASGELRCIGATTYHDYKSYFERDRALARRFQKIEIPEPSAEETHEILKGLKAHYERHHGVSYTRGALRAAAELAAKYINDRHLPDKAIDVIDEAGAIVQMQPVGQRRKLVRIKDIEHVVATIAKIPPRSVSISDRERLETLERDLKLSVFGQDEAIQTLSSAIKLSRAGLGHPEKPVGSFLFAGPTGVGKTEMAKQLASALGIEFLRFDMSEYMEAHTVSRLIGAPPGYVGFDQGGLLTDAIRKTPHAVLLLDEIEKAHPNLFNILLQVMDHATLTDNNGRKADFRNVILIMTTNAGAQEMAALAIGFGGRSNADKGSKAIERLFNPEFRNRLDAIIAFAPLSRPVIERVADKFILELDAQLNDRRVFLQLTAAGRSYLADKGYDPTYGARPMARLIQNEIKRVLADEILFGCLRDGGRVTIDAQNGALTFTYAAATDKPRAGAPAATESV; this comes from the coding sequence ATGCGCATCAGCCGAGAACTCGAAATCATTTTTGCTCTCGCCGTCAACGAGGCCCGGCAGCGACGACATGAGTTCCTGTCCATCGAGCATCTGCTCTACGCGCTGCTGCACGACACCGATGTTGCCGACATCATCCACCACTGCGGCGGGGACGCGCAGGCCCTGAAACGCGATCTCGAGCGCTTCTTCGATGAGAAGGTGGAACGCCTCGCCGACGGCGTGGCGAGGGCGCCGCAACAGACGCTGGCGTTCCAGCGAGTGATTCAACGCGCCGCGGCCCACGTGCAGTCGGCCGGCAAGGACGAGATCCTCGGACGCAATGTCCTGGTCGCGATCTTCCGCGAGGCGGACTGTCTGGCGACGTATCTCCTGGAGCAGCAGGGCATCACTCGGCTGGACGTCGTCAGCTACATCTCGCACGGTGTATCGAAGATCGCGGAGGAGCCGACAGGAAACGGAGATGGCGAGGAGACGCAGTGGGAAGCCGACGCGGAACAGGGAGGGGAGGGCGCCCCGCGAAAAGATCCGCTGGCGCTCTTCACCACTGATCTGATCGCGCGCGCGGCCGCAGGCAAGATTGATCCGCTGATCGGTCGTGCCGACGAACTCGCACGCACCGCACGCGTTCTCTGCCGGCGCCGCAAGAACAATCCCATATTCGTGGGCGAAGCCGGTGTCGGCAAGACGGCGCTGGCGGAAGGGCTGGCACTGCAGATCCATCAGGGAAAGGTCCCGGCGGCGCTGAAGGATGCCAGGATCTATGCCCTCGATATGGGCGCGTTGCTGGCGGGGACCCGCTTTCGCGGCGACTTCGAGCAACGCCTGAAGGCGGTGATCGAGGCCCTGCGTAAACGGCCGGGCACGATTCTCTTCATCGACGAGATTCATACGGTGGTGGGTGCCGGGGCGACCAGCGGTGGCTCCATGGATGCCTCCAACATCCTCAAGCCCGTCCTGGCCTCGGGCGAACTGCGCTGCATCGGTGCGACGACGTACCACGATTACAAGAGCTACTTCGAGCGCGACCGGGCGCTGGCGCGTCGCTTTCAGAAAATCGAGATCCCCGAGCCCAGCGCCGAGGAGACGCACGAGATCCTGAAGGGACTGAAGGCGCACTACGAAAGGCACCACGGCGTGAGCTATACCCGTGGCGCGCTGCGGGCGGCAGCGGAACTGGCGGCGAAGTATATCAACGACCGCCACCTGCCGGACAAAGCCATCGATGTCATCGACGAAGCCGGTGCCATTGTCCAGATGCAACCCGTTGGCCAGCGCAGGAAGTTGGTCCGTATCAAGGACATCGAGCACGTCGTGGCGACGATCGCCAAGATCCCGCCCCGGAGTGTCTCGATCTCCGATCGCGAACGGCTGGAGACGCTCGAACGCGATTTGAAGCTCTCCGTGTTCGGGCAGGACGAAGCGATTCAAACGCTATCGTCGGCGATCAAGCTGTCGCGCGCCGGTCTCGGCCATCCCGAGAAACCCGTCGGGTCGTTTCTGTTTGCCGGGCCTACGGGCGTCGGTAAGACAGAGATGGCCAAGCAACTCGCCTCGGCGCTCGGCATCGAATTCCTGCGTTTCGACATGAGCGAGTACATGGAGGCCCACACCGTCTCGCGGCTGATCGGCGCGCCACCGGGCTACGTCGGCTTCGACCAGGGTGGCCTCCTCACCGACGCCATCCGCAAGACACCGCATGCGGTTCTGCTACTGGACGAAATCGAGAAGGCGCATCCGAACCTCTTCAATATCCTGCTGCAGGTGATGGATCACGCCACGCTCACCGACAACAACGGGCGCAAGGCGGATTTCCGCAATGTCATTCTCATCATGACCACCAACGCCGGGGCGCAGGAGATGGCAGCCCTGGCGATTGGGTTTGGAGGACGAAGCAACGCCGACAAGGGGTCCAAGGCCATCGAGCGCCTGTTCAACCCCGAATTCCGTAACCGTCTGGACGCCATCATCGCGTTCGCCCCGCTGTCGCGGCCGGTCATCGAGCGCGTGGCGGACAAGTTCATCCTCGAACTGGATGCGCAGCTCAACGACCGTCGCGTGTTCTTGCAGCTCACCGCGGCAGGACGGAGCTATCTGGCAGACAAAGGGTACGACCCGACGTACGGCGCACGGCCGATGGCTCGGCTGATCCAGAACGAGATCAAACGGGTACTGGCGGACGAGATCCTGTTCGGCTGCCTGCGGGATGGCGGCCGCGTCACCATCGATGCGCAGAACGGAGCGCTGACGTTTACCTACGCGGCGGCAACGGACAAGCCGCGGGCGGGCGCACCGGCAGCGACGGAATCCGTGTAG
- a CDS encoding FKBP-type peptidyl-prolyl cis-trans isomerase, with the protein MKKGILLLITTAFVFATGSSVCAGGPELKTDEQKTLYALGVMISPSLTPFKLTPAEFDQVDTGLTDGVLKHEKKVDPDAYQTQIQQLMHARSANDPAPEQEKKGAAEKKDPSTSAAADQKTLYALGLVFSQTLGVFNLTEPELKLVQAGLADGALNHEKKVDPESFQPKIQQFVQTRVAAAAEQEKKGAQAFLDKAAAEKGATKTDSGLVYSEITPGKGAQPTASDKVKVHYQGTLTDGTVFDSSVKRGEPVTFPLNQVIPCWTEGLQKMKVGGKSKLVCPSSIAYGDHGRPPTIKPGAALVFEVELLAIEK; encoded by the coding sequence ATGAAAAAAGGGATTCTCCTGCTCATCACCACGGCCTTCGTGTTCGCGACCGGATCCTCGGTTTGCGCGGGCGGCCCGGAATTGAAGACCGACGAGCAGAAGACGCTCTATGCCCTCGGCGTGATGATCAGCCCGAGCCTGACCCCGTTCAAGCTGACCCCAGCCGAGTTCGATCAGGTTGATACAGGACTCACCGACGGCGTCTTGAAGCACGAGAAGAAGGTGGACCCCGACGCGTACCAAACACAGATCCAGCAACTGATGCACGCTCGCAGCGCCAATGACCCTGCGCCAGAGCAAGAGAAGAAGGGCGCTGCGGAGAAGAAGGACCCATCTACCAGCGCTGCCGCTGACCAGAAGACGCTGTATGCCCTTGGTCTCGTTTTCAGCCAGACCCTTGGTGTGTTCAACCTGACCGAACCCGAGCTCAAGCTGGTTCAGGCAGGACTTGCCGACGGCGCGCTGAACCACGAGAAGAAGGTGGACCCCGAATCGTTCCAGCCCAAGATCCAGCAATTCGTACAGACGCGCGTTGCCGCTGCCGCCGAGCAGGAGAAAAAGGGCGCGCAGGCCTTCCTCGACAAGGCCGCAGCCGAAAAGGGCGCGACCAAGACGGATTCCGGCCTGGTGTATTCCGAGATCACGCCCGGCAAGGGAGCGCAACCGACGGCGAGCGATAAGGTGAAGGTCCACTACCAAGGCACGTTGACCGACGGGACCGTATTCGACAGCTCCGTCAAGCGGGGCGAGCCGGTCACCTTTCCGCTCAATCAAGTCATTCCGTGCTGGACCGAAGGCCTGCAAAAGATGAAGGTGGGTGGCAAGAGCAAGCTGGTGTGCCCATCCAGCATCGCCTATGGCGACCACGGCAGGCCGCCGACGATCAAGCCCGGCGCGGCGCTCGTCTTTGAAGTCGAGTTGCTCGCAATCGAGAAGTAG
- a CDS encoding RNA polymerase sigma factor RpoD/SigA encodes MDNGFGALALNVEDEDSASVVDEDLDPDEGAEDLKVVEAEVREEVGDYDLQSHFFQDVGTTSLLTAEEEQEIARAIVRSRNKLRRLLRRFPRLTAAALPKHGRSVIRPNDDFRERETVTILEFARQLLRSRRRVEPQLVSRMRLREFVQAIDAELVVYRKLRDRMIEANLRLVISFAKRYRRTGVSFLDMVQEGTLGLIRAVEKYDPVKEVKFGTYAVWWIWQQIGRAGDMHGGLIRTPVHWNQLRRKVGRETQRLQTKHDGAVNRQELAEASGVDADRLDTMTQSFQCLSLESPLGADDDRTLEELLASESDDPEQGAAAVDLSEQLEVALSRLPPREADILRLRFGTADSQSLTLEEVGRRYGVSRERIRQLEARALRQLLPICESQGLRAYVD; translated from the coding sequence ATGGACAACGGTTTTGGCGCCTTGGCGCTAAACGTGGAAGACGAAGACAGCGCCAGCGTGGTCGATGAGGATTTGGACCCGGATGAAGGGGCCGAAGATCTCAAGGTCGTGGAGGCCGAAGTTCGTGAGGAAGTCGGCGATTATGATCTCCAGTCGCATTTCTTTCAGGACGTCGGCACCACCAGCCTGTTGACAGCGGAAGAAGAGCAAGAGATCGCGCGGGCGATCGTCCGATCCCGCAACAAGCTTCGCCGGCTCCTCCGGCGTTTTCCCCGCCTCACCGCCGCCGCTTTGCCGAAGCACGGGCGGAGCGTAATCCGGCCGAACGACGATTTTCGCGAGCGCGAAACCGTCACGATTCTGGAGTTCGCCCGCCAGCTCCTGCGCTCACGCCGCCGTGTCGAACCGCAGCTCGTGTCGCGCATGCGCTTGCGTGAGTTCGTCCAAGCCATCGACGCGGAATTGGTGGTCTACCGGAAGCTCCGGGACCGCATGATTGAAGCCAATTTGCGTCTGGTCATCTCGTTTGCGAAACGCTACCGGCGTACCGGTGTGTCGTTTCTCGACATGGTGCAAGAAGGAACGCTCGGTCTCATCCGTGCGGTCGAGAAGTACGACCCGGTCAAGGAAGTCAAGTTCGGGACCTACGCGGTGTGGTGGATCTGGCAGCAGATCGGCCGCGCCGGTGACATGCACGGCGGCCTGATCCGCACCCCGGTGCATTGGAACCAGCTCCGCCGCAAGGTGGGCCGCGAAACCCAGCGCCTGCAAACAAAACACGATGGCGCGGTGAACCGCCAAGAGTTGGCAGAGGCGAGCGGCGTGGATGCCGACCGGCTCGACACCATGACCCAGAGTTTCCAGTGCCTGTCCCTTGAGTCACCACTCGGCGCGGACGATGACCGCACCCTGGAGGAGTTGCTCGCCAGTGAGAGCGACGATCCCGAGCAGGGGGCGGCAGCGGTCGACCTGAGTGAACAGCTCGAGGTGGCGCTCTCGCGTCTCCCCCCGCGCGAAGCCGACATCTTGCGCCTGCGTTTTGGCACCGCAGACAGCCAATCGCTGACGTTGGAAGAGGTCGGACGCCGCTACGGGGTGAGCCGGGAACGCATCCGGCAGCTGGAAGCGCGCGCCCTCCGCCAGCTGCTGCCGATCTGTGAGAGTCAAGGCTTACGGGCCTACGTCGACTGA
- a CDS encoding BON domain-containing protein — MDARELSRFRRILLQKRRALFAEVEKVETGLRQIAEDREPELEETAQEERSARVLARLDDRGMSELDEIDGALARIEARTYGQCASCGGAIPVARLEALPAAPSCLNCAVPVEPGGIEAEAPAPARLEPTVPPDYNLLSGRELEEAIREHLREDARVDMEELRIVCRHGVVHLSGSVPSEGEHQIVSQTITDVMGLKEVDDHLQAKEILWQREDRSRPEEPAETRPWEEQPGTDDVTQVEEEGMDFVPPTRPVPEEE; from the coding sequence ATGGACGCAAGAGAACTCAGTCGATTCCGCCGTATCCTCCTGCAGAAGCGCCGAGCGCTCTTTGCGGAGGTCGAGAAGGTCGAGACGGGCTTGCGGCAGATCGCCGAGGACCGTGAACCGGAACTCGAAGAAACTGCGCAGGAAGAGCGTTCCGCCCGTGTGCTGGCGCGGCTGGATGATCGTGGCATGAGCGAACTGGATGAGATCGACGGGGCGCTGGCCCGCATCGAGGCCCGGACGTACGGGCAGTGTGCCAGCTGCGGGGGAGCCATCCCCGTGGCGAGGCTGGAGGCCCTGCCGGCAGCACCGTCTTGCCTCAACTGTGCTGTCCCGGTTGAACCGGGCGGAATTGAGGCGGAGGCCCCTGCCCCGGCGCGTTTGGAGCCGACGGTGCCACCCGACTACAATCTCCTGAGCGGCCGCGAGCTGGAAGAGGCTATACGCGAGCACTTGCGTGAAGACGCGCGTGTGGATATGGAAGAGCTGCGTATCGTCTGCCGCCACGGCGTCGTCCACCTGAGTGGTTCGGTACCCAGCGAAGGTGAGCATCAGATCGTCTCACAGACCATCACGGACGTGATGGGCCTGAAAGAGGTTGATGATCACCTGCAGGCGAAAGAGATACTGTGGCAACGGGAAGACCGTAGCCGGCCAGAAGAGCCGGCGGAAACGCGGCCGTGGGAAGAGCAACCGGGCACCGATGACGTCACCCAGGTGGAGGAGGAAGGGATGGACTTCGTACCCCCTACCCGCCCGGTGCCGGAGGAAGAATGA
- a CDS encoding formyltetrahydrofolate deformylase, producing MSKNLAVISVIGHDQKGVVARISTYLAGCNINIEDIEQRVMEGLFIMTMLVDLRDLGINLDELILGLKRIGEEIHMDVTIRLHGHKEPKRVALLVSKEAHCLERLIADRERGALNGELAVVLSNHDVLQPLAATHNIPFFWFPSTDKASHEAFLLQKLKEYQTELVVLARYMQIISPAVIEQYRDRVINIHPSLLPYHPGANAYKQAYEEGVRVSGCTAHFVTEQLDQGPIILQDVFHIRVGEDRLDEVKARGKELEAAVLSQAVQLFLNDQLVVKDRKVIFRPGHLAGAA from the coding sequence ATGAGCAAAAATCTAGCTGTCATATCGGTCATCGGGCACGATCAGAAAGGCGTGGTGGCACGGATTTCCACCTATCTGGCCGGGTGCAACATCAACATCGAGGACATCGAGCAGCGCGTGATGGAGGGCCTCTTCATCATGACGATGCTCGTGGACCTGAGGGACCTGGGCATCAACCTGGATGAGCTGATTCTGGGCCTCAAGCGCATCGGGGAAGAGATCCACATGGATGTGACCATTCGGCTCCATGGGCACAAAGAGCCGAAACGGGTCGCCCTCCTGGTCAGCAAGGAAGCGCATTGCCTGGAGCGCCTGATCGCCGATCGAGAGCGCGGCGCCTTGAATGGCGAGTTGGCCGTCGTCTTGTCGAATCACGACGTGCTCCAGCCGTTGGCGGCCACACATAACATCCCGTTTTTCTGGTTCCCGTCCACCGACAAGGCCAGCCATGAAGCCTTTCTGCTGCAGAAGCTGAAGGAGTATCAGACCGAGCTGGTGGTCCTGGCCCGGTACATGCAAATCATCAGTCCGGCCGTGATCGAGCAATACCGCGACCGTGTCATCAACATTCATCCCTCGCTGCTGCCGTATCACCCGGGCGCCAACGCCTACAAACAAGCCTACGAGGAAGGCGTGCGCGTCTCCGGTTGCACGGCGCATTTCGTCACCGAGCAGCTCGATCAGGGCCCCATCATCCTGCAGGACGTGTTTCACATCCGCGTTGGGGAGGACAGGCTGGATGAGGTCAAGGCGCGTGGCAAGGAGCTCGAGGCTGCGGTCCTGTCGCAGGCCGTGCAGCTCTTTCTCAACGACCAACTCGTCGTCAAGGACCGGAAGGTCATTTTTCGCCCCGGCCACCTCGCCGGCGCCGCCTAG